One stretch of Schlesneria sp. DSM 10557 DNA includes these proteins:
- a CDS encoding rhodanese-like domain-containing protein — protein sequence MSSRISLHLVCFAVCLSLATANAQEHSKDSLETVKKNVADQRAVLVDVREKAEWDKGHVSDAVFLPLSDLRNGTVTEDQLKKLPKDRIVYTHCAVGKRSLQAAKVLAERGYEVRPLKQGYNNLIEAGFQGSKEK from the coding sequence GTGTCGTCTCGCATCAGTTTGCATCTCGTCTGTTTTGCTGTTTGTCTCAGCCTCGCCACCGCGAATGCACAGGAGCATTCCAAGGACTCACTTGAGACCGTGAAAAAGAACGTCGCCGATCAGAGGGCGGTACTTGTCGATGTTCGCGAGAAAGCGGAGTGGGACAAGGGGCACGTTTCTGACGCGGTTTTCCTCCCATTGAGCGATCTGCGCAACGGGACCGTCACGGAAGACCAGCTCAAGAAATTGCCGAAGGATCGAATCGTCTACACTCACTGCGCGGTGGGCAAGCGGTCATTGCAGGCGGCGAAGGTTCTGGCTGAGCGCGGCTACGAAGTTCGACCACTCAAGCAGGGTTATAACAACCTGATCGAAGCGGGGTTCCAGGGAAGCAAAGAGAAATAA